A window from Acidobacteriota bacterium encodes these proteins:
- a CDS encoding DUF488 domain-containing protein, which yields MPATGGTVLTIGHSTHPVEAFIDLLQRHEVTAVADVRAAPYSRFNPQFNREALSGSLVARGIAYVFLGSELGGRSNDPACYDNGRISYMRLGATSSFQDGLDRVAKGMSRHRIALMCAEKEPLECHRGLLVAPALQARGVSVAHIGPDGRLELHADAMFRLLAMHGMEDTSEDHRLFRRSRAERIEDALTQQAHRFAHRKETLADDSASQDRRNGELQT from the coding sequence ATGCCAGCGACCGGCGGTACCGTGCTGACGATAGGGCACTCCACGCATCCCGTGGAGGCGTTCATCGACCTGCTGCAGCGTCATGAGGTTACCGCAGTAGCAGATGTTCGCGCCGCACCCTACAGCCGCTTCAATCCGCAGTTCAACCGCGAAGCGTTGTCGGGCAGTCTCGTCGCGCGCGGAATCGCGTACGTCTTCCTGGGATCGGAATTGGGTGGTCGCTCGAATGATCCGGCCTGCTACGACAACGGGCGCATCAGCTACATGCGACTCGGCGCGACCTCCTCCTTCCAAGACGGGCTCGACCGCGTTGCCAAAGGCATGAGCAGGCACCGCATCGCGCTCATGTGCGCCGAGAAAGAACCGCTCGAGTGCCACCGCGGCCTGCTCGTAGCTCCAGCCCTCCAGGCACGGGGCGTTTCAGTTGCCCATATCGGGCCCGACGGCCGGCTGGAGCTCCATGCCGACGCCATGTTCCGACTGCTGGCCATGCACGGGATGGAGGACACCAGCGAGGACCACCGGTTGTTCCGGCGCTCCCGGGCAGAGCGGATCGAAGACGCACTCACGCAGCAGGCCCATCGATTCGCGCACCGGAAAGAGACACTGGCTGACGATTCCGCGTCGCAAGATAGACGCAACGGTGAGTTGCAGACATGA
- a CDS encoding DUF488 domain-containing protein, producing the protein MRIFTIGFTKKSANRFFELLRTSGARRVVDVRLNNVSQLAGFAKRDDLAYFLAEICGMDYVHLPVLAPTKQILDDFKKKGGDWSTYESRFLDLMRVRRVEQTVARETIADGCLLCSEDTPEHCHRRLVAEYLNRHWGGLQVTHLG; encoded by the coding sequence ATGAGGATTTTCACCATCGGCTTTACGAAGAAGTCCGCGAACCGGTTCTTCGAACTCTTGCGGACATCGGGCGCACGTCGCGTCGTCGACGTGCGGCTCAACAACGTGTCGCAGCTTGCCGGCTTCGCCAAGCGAGATGATCTGGCCTACTTTCTCGCCGAAATCTGTGGCATGGACTACGTGCACCTGCCGGTGCTGGCGCCCACGAAGCAGATACTGGACGACTTCAAGAAGAAAGGTGGCGACTGGAGTACCTATGAATCACGCTTCCTGGACCTGATGCGCGTTCGACGCGTCGAGCAGACGGTCGCCAGGGAAACCATCGCCGACGGCTGCCTGCTCTGCAGCGAGGACACGCCCGAGCATTGCCATCGCCGGCTCGTCGCGGAGTACCTGAATCGGCACTGGGGCGGACTGCAGGTCACTCATCTCGGATAG